The Novosphingobium kaempferiae genome includes a window with the following:
- a CDS encoding NAD kinase, protein MSNDAKLALIVSDSAKAQAGARALHDSHPWVSPQEADVLVVLGGDGFLLHVLHELLDRDGIKPVYGMNLGTIGFLMNGPLEDGETIAARVAEAHSVPVRPLCMNAVTQSGEKFSYHAINEVSLLRETRQTAKLEVRINGRVRMEELAGDGILLATPVGSTAYNLSAHGPILPLGSRMMAMTPLNPFRPRRWKGAILPESAEVELRILEPGKRPVAAVADQKEVRDVAIVRIKATAEKELTLLFDPGFTLEERIFAEQFQV, encoded by the coding sequence ATGAGCAACGACGCCAAGCTGGCGCTTATCGTCTCCGACAGCGCCAAGGCGCAGGCCGGAGCAAGGGCACTGCACGACTCGCACCCATGGGTCTCGCCGCAGGAAGCCGACGTGCTCGTCGTGCTCGGCGGCGACGGGTTCCTGCTGCACGTCCTGCACGAACTGCTGGACCGCGACGGGATCAAGCCGGTCTACGGCATGAACCTGGGCACCATCGGCTTCCTGATGAACGGCCCGCTGGAAGACGGCGAGACCATCGCCGCCCGCGTGGCCGAGGCGCATAGCGTCCCGGTGCGCCCGCTGTGCATGAATGCCGTGACGCAGAGCGGGGAGAAGTTCAGCTACCACGCCATCAATGAAGTCTCGCTTCTGCGCGAGACGCGCCAGACCGCCAAGCTCGAAGTGCGCATCAACGGGCGCGTCAGGATGGAGGAACTCGCGGGCGACGGCATCCTGCTGGCGACGCCGGTGGGCTCCACCGCATACAATCTTTCCGCCCACGGACCGATCCTGCCGCTCGGCTCACGCATGATGGCGATGACCCCGCTCAACCCCTTCCGCCCGCGCCGCTGGAAAGGCGCAATCCTGCCCGAGAGCGCCGAAGTGGAACTGCGCATCCTCGAACCCGGCAAGCGCCCCGTCGCCGCCGTCGCTGACCAGAAGGAAGTGCGCGACGTCGCCATCGTGCGCATCAAGGCGACCGCGGAAAAGGAACTGACGCTGCTGTTCGACCCCGGCTTCACCCTGGAGGAACGCATCTTCGCCGAGCAGTTCCAAGTCTGA